ATGTCCAATGGACTAATATCACCCGATACGATCCCGACATTCGCCAAGACAGCCAGATCATTATTGGTCAATTTCTCACCTCTAGCCAGTTTGAGATCAACTGCCAACATTTTAGATGGATACATGGCATAGCCGCCTGTCAGCGTATACTTGTCCGTCCCTATTTTGCCGCCGGGAATATCCTTGGTATCAGCGGTAGCCTTACCATCTTTGATTACATAGTCGTAGCCCTCTTGGTAACCTTTGAAGATAAACGGATCGTCACTTTCATAAGCGGAAAACATCTTATTCTGGTAGTGGAATAAGGCTTGAAGCGCTTCATCCGAAATATCCTTGCTGATCAGGATAACACCGTTATAATTATCGCTGACAGTTCTCATATTCGTGCCATCGACCCCTTTAGGCAGCGGGTACGAGGTGAACATTGCATTCGGATTCGAGCCAAGCCCCAGCGCTCCCGGATAGGTCATAAACCAGCTTTGGCCGCCAATGATTCCAACCTTCCCCGCAGCAACCAGCTCCACCATTTTATTGATATCATGAAGCGCGACATCACTTGCAATATAACCCTTGTCTTTCCATTCCTTCAGCTTCGTTAACGCTGTCTTCACTGCAGGTTGAACAGATCCATTTTGAAGCTTGCCGTCTTCTCCCGGGTACCATCTTTCAGGAATCGCGCCAAACAATCCATAAATCCAGGAGGCATCTCCGATGGCATAACCACTAACTTTATCCTTCATGCCGAACGCCAGCGCAACCGAATCCTTCTCTCCGTTGCCGTCAGGGTCTTGGTTCGCGAAGGCATCCATGACCTGCTCCAATTCCTCAACGGTCGTGGGAGCCTTCAAATTCAGTTTATCCAGCCAATCTTGGCGAATCCACATTGCAGATTGGGTGCCCATCGATTTGTTGATGATCGGAATGCCGAATTTTTGTCCATTTCTGGTAAACGGCAGCCATGCCGTTTCACTCTCAGCCATCGCTCCCTTCCAGACCGGAGAGGCATACTTCTCAAAAGCAGCCCCCGCATCCAGCACTTTGCCGGATTCGATAAACATGTTCGCAACATCTTTATCGTAGACGACGAATACATCCGGTAATGTATCATTGGCAGAAAGCATCAGCTTTAGCTTCGTATTGTATGACCCATCCGCCATTGCAGATCCCCACAAGGTTTCAATATTGACTCCAAGCGTATCTCTAGCCCAGCGCGTGTGTACATTATCAGACCAGCTCTCTCCTTCTCTGAAGCTCCCGGTCGGATCCTCAGCTCTGATCGTTTTTATGGTGACCGCAGGCTCAATCTTGCCGTTTACGATGTTCAACTCCGCTCCGGCCGTGCTCTTCGGACTTGCTGCATCCGAGTTTTTGTCTTGCGCGGAGCAAGCCGTCAGTGCTCCTAACATGAGGACTGCTGCGAGTAATGCTGACAACTTCTTTCTTGTGTGATTCATACCGAACCCCCTGTAGTTGTTTTCTTTCTTACTCTTTGATTATAAAATCGCTTTCAC
The sequence above is a segment of the Paenibacillus sp. FSL R7-0204 genome. Coding sequences within it:
- a CDS encoding sugar ABC transporter produces the protein MNHTRKKLSALLAAVLMLGALTACSAQDKNSDAASPKSTAGAELNIVNGKIEPAVTIKTIRAEDPTGSFREGESWSDNVHTRWARDTLGVNIETLWGSAMADGSYNTKLKLMLSANDTLPDVFVVYDKDVANMFIESGKVLDAGAAFEKYASPVWKGAMAESETAWLPFTRNGQKFGIPIINKSMGTQSAMWIRQDWLDKLNLKAPTTVEELEQVMDAFANQDPDGNGEKDSVALAFGMKDKVSGYAIGDASWIYGLFGAIPERWYPGEDGKLQNGSVQPAVKTALTKLKEWKDKGYIASDVALHDINKMVELVAAGKVGIIGGQSWFMTYPGALGLGSNPNAMFTSYPLPKGVDGTNMRTVSDNYNGVILISKDISDEALQALFHYQNKMFSAYESDDPFIFKGYQEGYDYVIKDGKATADTKDIPGGKIGTDKYTLTGGYAMYPSKMLAVDLKLARGEKLTNNDLAVLANVGIVSGDISPLDMTTRKALLVISEQTSADVPEYFQGPTTDTMLSRSELLKKLQMDTYTEILYGKKPVEAFDEFVSKWKSSGGDEITKEVNEWYDAVK